AAAAGGACTAAAATTAAATGTAATTTagattcctatatatatatatatatatatatatatatatatatatatatatatatatatataaagaaaagataaaactaaATTAGTATAATAATAATATCATCTCGACCGATTGACTATGAATTCGGCTATGAGTGGAAGTAATTGTAATATTGATAGAAGCATATTATATTTGCCATGTAGTAGACAAAACTTGGCATGACCATATTAGACCCCCTTGTTCACGTGCAAAGTTTTAGGAGTTTTGTTTGTTTTCACCACTTATCTCAAATCATTTCATTCTATATAACATCTAACATTTGTACCAATATCTCAACCCTATCCCCTTTCctcacttgaaaaaaaaaatggatTTCTCCAAAAAAACATCTCTTCTTTTCATCTCTATACTTCTCATAATTTCTTCAATCACTCCCATTCTTGGTTGTAACCATTGCAAAAAACACAAGAAACCCAAAACTACTCCCAATATTCCACCTATTAATAATATTCCATCACCACCAAAAGAGACTACTACTTGCCCTATTGATACACTTAAACTTGGAGCTTGTGTTGATCTTCTTGGTGGGCTAGTTCATATTGGGATTGGTAATCCTGTTATTAATGAATGTTGTCCAATTATTCAAGGGCTTGTGGAAATTGAAGCTGCAGTTTGTCTTTGTACAACTCTTAAGCTTAAGCTTCTAAATCTTAATCTTTATGTCCCTTTGGCACTTCAACTCCTTCTAACTTGTGGCAAGACTCCACCTCCTGGCTACACTTGCTCTTTGTAGACTTTTTGAGTTAAGTATGCAATTTCTTGTACTACCCCTTTAACCTTTATATATCTCTAGCTcgcatttttttttttatattagtgGTATTGGGGCCGGTTTACGTGTACTGACTTTTTCAGTGGATATCTGCTACCTCTTACTAGTATGATATCAGAAACTTTGCTCACCAAGAATTAGATCTTGAGGCCTCCTGATTTTTCTCCCGCTTCATTGACTATTAAGACGCACACTAGCTTGCATCATAAATACGTTTTGGTTTATGTAGAAACATTTAGTATGGATTGATAGTGTTGTACCTCGATTTGATGCAACACATGAAGAGGTGTAGCTACATGGTCCAAAGAAAGTTCAATTAAATATCTTTTATCAGAAAAATCTACTGTGACATGGGTAAatgaatttattttaattatttatgtcTAAATCGTTGAATCCTCTTGACAGAAGAGTATTGTAGTTTTGAAACTCAAGGCTCTGGGAGATTAGCTAGGACAAATATTTTGATTGTATTTTCTAGCAATGTGAGTTATTGTTTTAGCTGTTGTTGACTAGTAAACGAAAATAATtcatatttaatttaggtttatttattatatatatttagaaAGGCGGTTAAGCTCATTTTAGTCATAAATTATTCTGAAATTGCAGGTTACAAGCTAAGGTTTGCACTTTGGAGTATTGTATGGACTATGTTCGACATGAGATGATGTTTTAGTTTCTGATTAAAATTGTTTTCACTTTCCAACAACCCCCACACCAAATTGTATCTCGTGATCGGTACTactgtcccccccccccccccccggccccAACCCTTTTTTACCCAAGAGTGGTACTACTGTTGATTTTTGTCTTTTGTAGAATTAGTAATTAGTTTATGAAAACTATTTATAAATTaatgtttttatttgatttttgcaAAGATGAAAAAGTGTATTGATAACTTTTTTTCTATGTATTGTTTTTTTTCCTGCTTATAGTTCTATTACTGCtaatttttgtcttttaatttgtTCACTTAatgtttaaattaatttttcactGCCCCACCCTCACGTCCcataaaaggaagaagaagaggataaACGTTCTTTTCCCCCCAAAGAAGTAAGAAATTATCGAATTTTTGTATAGTTTAAGCTCGTGAATCAGCGACGGACCTACGTTACGATTACGAATGCTCGAGTATTACTTTGGAGTCATACATTATTATTTAGATAAAAAAACTTAGTAAATTTATACAGATATATTAATCGTCCGCCCCTTTTGTGAATAGCAAATGAGGAGAAAATAGTGAACGGAGTTATGATTATTAGCCTAGAACGTGAGTGCAATCACAAAATGTTaagattaattatttaatttatttaaacaagGACGGCTCTAGGGTAAGGCAAGTAAAACTCTTGCATTAGGCTCCCAAATATTTAAGGCCCGAAAATAGAAAATATTATTGTAtcattataatatatatattatacaattatgaataaaatattttaaattttaatattttttaaaaatttagtaGAGATAGGATTGAACGAGTTAATAGGATAAAACTTTTCTCTCGgtaaattaaataatatatttaacTTCTCATcaattctatttttctttctttatttataatctttttcatatttttttaatattttactttctaatttcaaCCCAaatctctaaattagttattctTTTTCGTCACATTTGATTGATCCACATATCAGAAAATAAGTTCTTTTGTCTCATCATTTTTAACTAAGAAATCCTCGAGACAAGTGTCGTAAGGTTTAAAACACGATGGATAATAGGCTCGacccttttatcatttttactaATGCTATATTTTTATACAcggaaggggagccttggcgtaattggtaaagttgttgccatgtgaccaggaggtcacgggttcgagcgcatggaaacagcctcttgcagaaatgcagggtaatgttgcgtacaatagacccttatggtccgacccttccccggaccctgcaTATAGCATGAGCTTAGTGCACCGAACTACTATATTTTTATATATGGGAGAATTCAATACCACATGTGAATACCTAATTTTTGTACTACTTTAACATCTCCTAAATTTATAAGTGTTTCGTTGCTttattcatttctttttctttctcaatttttacttatttttttattGCAATTTTTCTTAtcacaaaaataccaaaaaaatatattGTATTTTTGTGTGTGTGCTCTTTTAATTGACTAATTATATGGTAAGTTAATCAAATTAATTTCtcatataattaattcaattgttAGCTAATAAATTTTATTAGATTTTATTAGTTGGTATTTAGGTTAATTAGATTATAGTTTAATAAGATAGAATTAAAGGGAAATAGTTAAAATTGAAATGTTTAGGTGGCTAAGAGTTCAATTTTAATGCCAATTAAGTGGCTGCTAGGAGAGGgataaaacgacgtagttttgttgTTTCATTAAGTGAAGCTAAGACCAAATCTCAGCCCTCAATTATACTCTGATCCAATGGCCTTTATTCAATATCCTTAAAGGTATTAAAGGTCCTAAATTCAGATTTTTGGCCCTCATTTACACACCCAACCCAAACCCTAAACTCCTCTCCTCACTCTCTCCATTCCTCTCCGCAGGCCATCCATGGCGGCGGCGCCCGCTGGAATTCGCCACCGGCGGCGGCCAACCTCCAAACCATGCCAAAATTTTACCATTTCTTCTTCTCAACCTCCTCTCCATAAATCCAAGCCTCATATCCTCCAAATCTCCATAAATCTACCAAAATCCGAAAAACTTCCTAGCCTCTTTTTCCCCAAATTGATGAAGTTCCACGACCCATTTTCACATAAgactttcatatatatatatatatatatatatatatatatatatatatatatatatgtatgtctTGCTTGGTTCTATCTCTTTGTGTTAGTTTCAAGTCCAAACTCCGGCGACTGGAATTCTACCATCCACCACTGCCCGCCACCTCTTCCAACGCTACTGCTTCtccatttaattttatttttcgaCCCAAAGGTATTTGTTTCCTTTTGGCAAGACGCCAGAATATATTGATTTAGCGTCTGCCAAAAAGAAACATACGCTCCAAGGTCGGACAGCCACCATTTGGTATCTCCGACATTTTCTCATGGCTCGAATAGTGTCAAATACCCTCGATTGAACTTCTATTTTGTCTTTTCTGATTTTTCACTTTTGCAATTAGTATTAGTTTTAAAGGTGTAATCTTTATTAATGTTTCTGTTATTTATGTGCAATGAGTATTAATTTTTAATTACATTTTACTTTATAAATGTGAATTTCAGTTCTTCAACCTAGCCGGTCGAGTAGTTCGTTATTGTCTGTTAGTTCTGATTTTTGGTTCTTTGACCTAGCCGGTCGACTATTTTGTGTGGATTTGTTAATTTTGAACTTTCAGTTCTTTGGCCTAGCCGGTCGACTATTTTTTGTTTGTCTGTTAGTTCTGATTTTTGGTTCTTCGACCTAGTCGGTCGACTATTTTGTATAGAGTTGTTAAGTCTGAATTTTCAGTTCTTCGACCTAGTCGGTCGAATAGTTAAGTCTTTATGTTAATTTCATGAAAAATCAAAAGATTAGTTGAATTGTTTATATAGTTAGTCGTATATTTAGTTGTTATTAATCGTGATAGTTTAGCGATATTCGTTTAATTTCTGTTTCAAAGCATTAGCTTGTGAAATTCAGTTGTTGCTCCATGTTAGTTTGCACAAATCGAATTCATTCTAATCTAGTTTGTTTGAATACTTAGTTCGATTGCATTTTGAGTCTTGTTTCTACTTTGCTAGTTCATATTTGGTTGGAGTTTGAGTGTATAAGCTGAATTCCAGTCATGTATAGATAAAAGCTAAATACTTGAGTTTAAAGTACGTGTTTGTTGGGTATTTTACTATTTAAACATGCTGGAAATGCAAATGCTCTGCTGTGTGTCAGAATTTGGTGAAAAGATGACTGTTTTGGCACACAAAAGTTAGTccttttggacagatttttgataaatcaaaatcTGTCCAAAAGGACTTATTTTTCCTAATTAAAGAGGTCATTCTTTCACACTAAGGACACACACTATATACATGAGAAAGACTTTGAgcacaaaaaaaagagagagagtttaAGAGCTTTTTAAGTCTATATACATGAGAAGGACTTTGAGCACAAAAAAAGAGAGAGTTTAAGAGCTTTTTAAGTCTATATACATGAGAAAGACTTTGAGCATTAAAAAAGAGAGAGTTTAAGAGCTTTTTGAGGGAGTTTTCTGAAACTAAAATACTGGAAAGAACAAAGGTCCTTGAAGTTTAGTTTTTGGGTTTTCCTTCCCTGAAAGTTTGTTGAGCTTCAAGGTCTATTCGGGTTGGTTTATCTGGTTCTTTTTTCGTTTGTTTGTTGTTGTCCCTCTCGCTGTTTGTTGCTGTCACCGCTACTGATTTTTAGTTCATCCATTGCTGATATTTTTCTGCTATCCAGGTAATTCCTTTAATATACTGAAATCTTTGATCAAGAATGAATGCAAGTGAAGCAATTTGAGTTCTTCAGTGTATTTTGAGCTTTTGAAAATATTCTGTACGGACTGCTTTAAATATCCCTCAAGTTAACTGGAATAAGTGTTCAAGTGTTCGAATCCATCAGAATGTCGGCTTAtgaatttgttttctttcatgtATCAATAATAGACATGTAGAAGATCTTGTGATTATTTTCGGTAACTTTATCTATATTAGATTATGGAGTTGAGGATTGCTTTGTTGTTAAACTCTTGATGGCCTTTATGTTTAATAAGTAGTTTGTGTATGAAAACCCTAAAAGATTCTATCTTTGCGTTAAGGTTTAAGTTCTGGAGTCTCATTTGCCACTGTTTGGATATGAACGTAGCCATAGAGTTATTTTGAATGCCTATTAGGTTCATTATTGAGCTTTGTCCGACTCTCATTAGAAATATTCCTCTTGATACCTGGATTAGAAAACTTTAGTAATATTAAAGATTACATGGAAGTTATTTTTCAAGGTtattgttttggagtttgtaaagaGGTTTAGAATTGGTAACGGTTAGTTCTCCATGATTTAGTATTTATTAGTTTATTAAGATCAAAGGTATTGAGTTATGGAATTAGCTTGTGTTAgtaatgtgagcacgtgatttttgcctgtatgaattactcccataaattcaaaacaaaataatttttccatttgtttgcaatttcgtagatttttgtttgttattgtttgcatttgtctgtgcgtgtttattttatttaattaataaaaaaatttaggatttaattttatattttaggattaagtgacaaattagttattttataaaaatggaaaaaaatcacaaaaaatagtttattttgcacttttaattttaagtttgaatttttgtagttcttcctttaatttggtttttaattatttgtagtaataactattagggttaattaatttaatttggtaggataattagttttaggatttaattttgaaaaaagaaaaagaatttcgaagaaaaatgaattgaaaaaaaagaagaaaaagaaaggagaaaagaaaaggaattttggaTAATTTGTCTTAAAATGAAAATGGGAAATAAGATAGAATTGGGCTACTCTTTAAGTCCAAACACTCAGGCCCAACGTTATTTCCTCCTATACCCGTTCCAAAAACTGAGCCCAAACCCGCCTCTACCCGGTCCGCCCATACTgtgaccaaacgaccccgttttggtTAATtctaatctggaccgttgatctcagttgatcaaacggtccagaaCTAGTTTATTCTCTATATTTAAGTGTCCGAACCAGCCCCCCTCCCTCATTTCTCGTCTCTCTCACACACCTCATTCCAGAGACCCGGAAACCCTAGCTAGCCGCCCCCAAACCCTCCACCGCCGGTGGCGGAGCCACCACAAACTGCCACCAGACATACACCAAATGTTCCCCTCCACCACCTCATCCCAAATCTCCGTTCAATTTCTCTCAAATATACCTAGAACCTCTCGAATCTCAGTTTACAGGtggaaaccctagcgccgccacagTTTCTCCAGTGGCGGCTCTGcctccgttcaaccccaaaataacaccctacaaCCCCCTTTACCCCATCACTCCAAATCCTCACCCTGTTTCCTTCGAAACTTGCCTGAaatcttcgaatcttaaatctaagatTAACCTAAGCCTATGCATGCAAGGTCGTTTCTCTGAGTCGTGATGAGTTCTCAAGACTGATTTCACCACAAATAATGTTGTTCGCCTGTTCTTGATAAAGAACAGGCGTTTGAAATTATTTGAGGTTTAAATCAGTATCAGTTTCGATTTCAGGTTGATGGgtgagtttttctttctttctctgtccATTATTGTCCGTCCCTTCTCTTGTTCTTCTCCTTCTCTCCTATGTCGGTTTGAATGGCATGTCCTCCGTCTGAATTTGTTGAAAAGTTTCGAACCATGCCTTTCCCTTTAGCTTAATTTAGGGTTCATTTTGTTAGTTTTTCAGTTTCTCTTTTCAAGTTTTTAATTGTTGTTCTCcgtgttcttaattttattttaggttATGACATGTTCTGTTAATTAGCTTAAGTTGGATTTTGTTAATttgttagtttagtttaattCTGGTTTGGTATTTagcttaaaataaaatcaatggTTAGTTTAGTTTTTGGGCTTTTGTAGTTAttcatttgttttcctttctgcTTCTCGTTCGAGTTAGTCAATGGGAGTTCTGAtttttggtttgggctttgggTCATTTCTAACCCATTTTCAAGAGGAGCCCGCTCAGTTGGGTTTAATTCACTGGGTAGACTTGACCCGTGAGGTAAGCTAGGGTAATTGACAGGGGTTTTAAGAGTAGTTTAGGGAGATTAGGTAGGGGAATTTCTTGTAACTGATTgaaggaagcttcctagaagctggctTTGGGACTTCACTGAAAATACTGATTTTAAGCTAGGGATtgaataacaaaaattaaaatatcaaAAGGTTTAAAGTGCAAATAAGAATCCCTTTTATGCTGCCctaataacttgcctataaaggcaacttttcttgcctttcaagggaGACCCAAGACctaagagatagagagagacttAAAAAAAAGAGTGGAGAGCTAAGAATCCAAAGCAGAAAAAATCTGCAACGGCTGAAACCTCTAGGAAAAATACTGTTCCATTGAATTGTAGCTTGAGAATCTGAAATCCTTCTCCTTTTAAATCAATTTCCTGAAGGTTTGGACTTCAAAATGGCTTGAGATTTAGTCATTAAGGCTAGGTTTTGGTGTTTGCTTGTTTGAAAGTGTATTTGACACTGCAATCTGGTCTGCTGAAGTGCATTTTCTGGGGTTTGAGATGTTTTTGGTACACTGTTCCATTGGATTTGAGTTCCACTCTGTTGTTTGTTACTGATGCTGGATCTCTGATTATCTCGCTGTTGTTTTCTTCACATTTTCCGGTATGTAAAGACATTTGATCCCTGAGTAAATGTAGACCAGAAGTTTTATGAAATCAAGCTGAAATGGCTATTTTGTTCCTTCGAACAGAGGCTATTGGTCTTCTTGCGATTCCTGCACATTTTTCTTGTTAATCATTATGAGTAGTTAGTTATATATAGTTTGTAGCATGTTTCCTTTTTAGACTTTGGGTTTGCACCTATGTATTATAAGTAATGTTGGATTATTGGACTGTTACAGTGCTGTAAGTCAGTGCTCAGTTTAGCCACATTTATGTCTTGTTCACAAATGTCACTCATGTCTTTGGGGAACTGTCAAAATGTGTAAAGTAGTTTGACCTTCCCTTTATCATGTTCTTTTAATTGTTTAGCTGTAAACCTGCCTTATAGCACTAGCTGACTCTTTGATGTTTTTGGCTGTGAGGTATGGATCTTAGTTAGTTTCTTGGTTGTGAGTTACTGGGGCTCTTTGATGTTGATGTACGTTTGAGTCTACTGTGAAATGGTCAATTGTTAGTTGGATTTTACTTAAGCGAGACTGgtttgatttgtttttaaatcttCAGGCCTTTAATTAATCTGGAGGTCTGACAGTAAGCTGCCTACTGCTAGTTATTTTAATCAGACTCTCAACTACTTGCAAACTAAATTATTGTTAAACTGCACATAATCATGCATTGAGTAGTCGGAGGCTGAT
The Nicotiana sylvestris chromosome 11, ASM39365v2, whole genome shotgun sequence DNA segment above includes these coding regions:
- the LOC104233871 gene encoding 36.4 kDa proline-rich protein-like, with amino-acid sequence MDFSKKTSLLFISILLIISSITPILGCNHCKKHKKPKTTPNIPPINNIPSPPKETTTCPIDTLKLGACVDLLGGLVHIGIGNPVINECCPIIQGLVEIEAAVCLCTTLKLKLLNLNLYVPLALQLLLTCGKTPPPGYTCSL